One segment of bacterium DNA contains the following:
- a CDS encoding V-type ATP synthase subunit F, giving the protein MRFFCIADKDSSLGFRLAGVETREVTTKAEVLEAFQVALATDEIGILVITEKAANFIREEIENCIYQKQLPLILEVPSRDTEGISRDISEFLRKAIGISV; this is encoded by the coding sequence ATGAGATTTTTTTGTATTGCGGACAAAGACAGTAGTTTGGGATTTAGATTAGCCGGTGTGGAAACAAGAGAAGTTACTACAAAAGCAGAAGTATTGGAAGCATTTCAGGTAGCATTAGCAACTGATGAGATTGGGATTCTTGTAATAACTGAAAAAGCGGCTAATTTTATTCGTGAGGAAATAGAAAATTGTATTTATCAGAAACAGTTGCCTCTCATTTTAGAGGTTCCCTCTCGTGATACAGAAGGTATCTCCCGCGATATAAGTGAATTTTTGAGAAAGGCAATTGGGATAAGTGTATAG
- a CDS encoding V-type ATP synthase subunit E family protein, with protein MDIEKYTEDTEQIKEISRRIQEEADYQARDIIQQAKQESENILNIAQQQIASERTKKMADLELELKQMREHIFSSLNLEKRRIELKEKERFIKKILEEVELQAKSFRTSEEYPNFLMKDILEGISVLDKEELRVIYSSLDEAIFTEAFLQKLSEECHKQLGKKVILHPEKGDFSDIGVKLQSMDGRIVFDNTFSARLARMQNEIYNRLLKEN; from the coding sequence ATGGATATAGAAAAATATACCGAAGATACAGAACAAATAAAAGAAATAAGCAGGAGAATTCAAGAAGAAGCAGATTATCAGGCAAGGGATATTATCCAGCAGGCGAAACAGGAAAGTGAAAATATTTTAAATATAGCCCAGCAACAAATTGCTTCAGAAAGAACTAAGAAGATGGCTGATTTGGAATTGGAGTTGAAACAAATGAGGGAACATATTTTTTCTTCTTTGAATTTAGAAAAGCGCCGAATTGAATTAAAGGAGAAAGAAAGATTTATAAAGAAGATATTAGAAGAAGTTGAACTTCAAGCAAAATCCTTCCGTACTTCTGAAGAATACCCAAATTTTTTGATGAAAGATATTTTAGAAGGCATTTCAGTATTAGATAAGGAGGAATTGCGAGTAATTTACTCTTCTCTTGACGAAGCAATATTTACAGAGGCATTCTTACAAAAATTATCAGAAGAATGTCATAAACAATTGGGAAAAAAAGTGATTTTACACCCAGAAAAAGGTGATTTTTCAGATATTGGTGTGAAATTACAATCAATGGATGGACGGATTGTTTTTGATAACACTTTTTCTGCCCGGCTGGCGCGTATGCAAAATGAGATTTATAATCGTCTGTTGAAAGAAAATTAA